A stretch of the Janthinobacterium sp. B9-8 genome encodes the following:
- a CDS encoding helix-hairpin-helix domain-containing protein, translating into MAKVIQCRTLDGQLVEFVDEMIASGAMKEVYFSPDKSYVVAFYKNKQDAQALERLQMIIGKYREGIFNQAGGEYWKNLFCWPTALLEHEGKLGLIAPTYSKHFFFEFGSKNHDMLEIKGKEKEGKWFAAANLRQRFVDQRELGDWLSHLKICVLIARAVRRMHMAGLAHSDLSYKNVLVDPSGGFACVIDVDGLVVPGRYPPDVVGTPDFIAPEVVSTSHLAKGDPQRNLPRRETDQHALAVLIYMYLLYRHPLRGGKVHDMDDEQKDEALAMGERALFIEHPSDSSNRINLNDAKPTELPWADTRQLPYTLTGPYLAPLFTQAFVDGLHHPLKRPSANDWETALLKTIDLALPCRCEQKWFVFDNSTQPACPFCGSVYHGQLPVLNLYSSRQTGQFRPDNYRLMVWEGQSLYAWHANYLLAPNEKLADEHKPRVAYFIFYRNVWWIFNVGLPDLMDVATKRTVAIGGKLELKDGQQILLDKGEGGRLVVVQMVGEAG; encoded by the coding sequence ATGGCGAAGGTGATTCAGTGCCGCACATTGGATGGGCAGCTGGTTGAGTTTGTGGATGAGATGATTGCTTCCGGGGCGATGAAAGAGGTTTATTTTTCGCCGGATAAATCTTATGTGGTGGCGTTTTATAAGAATAAGCAGGATGCCCAGGCGCTTGAACGGCTGCAGATGATTATTGGCAAATACCGCGAGGGGATTTTTAATCAGGCGGGCGGCGAGTACTGGAAAAATCTGTTTTGCTGGCCAACGGCGCTGCTAGAGCACGAAGGCAAGCTTGGGCTGATTGCACCTACTTACTCTAAGCATTTTTTCTTTGAATTCGGCTCAAAAAATCATGACATGCTCGAGATCAAGGGCAAAGAAAAAGAAGGCAAGTGGTTTGCTGCGGCCAATTTACGTCAGCGTTTTGTCGATCAGCGCGAGCTGGGCGATTGGCTGAGCCATTTAAAGATCTGTGTGCTGATTGCCCGCGCGGTGCGCCGTATGCATATGGCTGGGCTGGCGCATTCTGATTTGTCGTATAAAAACGTGCTGGTCGATCCGTCGGGGGGCTTTGCCTGCGTGATTGATGTGGATGGCCTAGTGGTGCCGGGCCGTTATCCGCCGGATGTGGTGGGTACGCCTGATTTTATTGCGCCCGAAGTGGTGAGCACCAGCCATCTGGCTAAGGGAGATCCACAGCGCAATTTGCCGCGCCGCGAAACAGACCAGCATGCGCTTGCCGTGCTGATCTATATGTATTTGCTGTATCGCCACCCTCTGCGCGGCGGCAAAGTACATGATATGGATGATGAACAGAAGGACGAAGCGCTTGCTATGGGCGAGCGCGCACTGTTTATTGAACACCCTAGCGATTCAAGCAATCGCATCAATCTGAATGACGCCAAGCCGACTGAGCTGCCGTGGGCCGACACGCGTCAGCTACCTTACACCCTGACTGGCCCTTATCTGGCTCCCCTGTTTACGCAAGCTTTTGTTGACGGCCTGCATCATCCCCTTAAGCGCCCATCGGCCAATGATTGGGAAACGGCACTGCTTAAAACCATTGATCTGGCGCTCCCTTGCCGCTGCGAGCAGAAATGGTTTGTGTTTGATAACTCCACCCAGCCCGCCTGCCCGTTTTGTGGCTCGGTTTATCACGGCCAGCTGCCGGTGCTTAATCTATATTCATCCCGGCAGACAGGGCAGTTCCGGCCCGATAATTACCGGCTGATGGTTTGGGAAGGACAATCGCTTTATGCCTGGCATGCCAACTATTTGCTAGCCCCAAATGAAAAGCTGGCGGATGAACATAAGCCGCGCGTGGCTTATTTTATTTTTTATCGCAATGTGTGGTGGATTTTTAATGTTGGCCTGCCCGATTTAATGGATGTGGCAACTAAAAGAACAGTTGCAATCGGTGGCAAGCTTGAGCTGAAAGACGGCCAGCAAATTTTGCTAGATAAGGGAGAGGGAGGCAGGCTGGTGGTGGTGCAGATGGTGGGCGAGGCGGGCTAA
- a CDS encoding PP2C family serine/threonine-protein phosphatase: MHLPSDSNSSPESSPIHLSNKPGAIPPAGTVASQPLSPKVIFQAPNAKAGQDYRASLREVAGNSRALQFKEIVLPAALTLTLSEEGELQGQPAVAGDHLITFQWSADGVQWHGGQCVLLVNPDPRSLWQINEPASDALYPKLHSAALAFNAGDLNIAAASRRGRSHEHAGLFRDDDFFVQHDAASGWSVLLVADGAGSAKYSRCGSKLAVETAGEHVLAALKGDLGASINHALQAWDADPESISGQIGGRFHSLFHDAAVLAVGAIEQAAALQQSDAKDYATTLLAAAVKREGGQLFLATFWMGDGAIAAYGPRGKVRLMGLPDSGEFAGQTRFLDRAALASERFAQRVKIGRYSDISAVVLMSDGISDPKFETDKGLASGDKWDALWDEIAPCLVADHPEQSLLDWMGFFIPGHHDDRSIALLWV; the protein is encoded by the coding sequence ATGCACCTTCCTTCCGATTCAAATTCCTCGCCTGAATCCTCGCCTATCCATTTATCCAATAAACCTGGTGCAATACCGCCTGCTGGCACGGTGGCTAGCCAGCCGCTTAGCCCCAAAGTGATTTTCCAAGCGCCTAATGCCAAGGCAGGGCAGGATTATCGCGCTAGCTTGCGTGAAGTGGCGGGCAATAGTCGGGCCTTGCAGTTTAAAGAGATAGTCTTACCTGCTGCTCTGACGCTCACTTTGAGCGAGGAAGGAGAATTACAGGGGCAGCCTGCAGTGGCTGGCGATCATCTCATCACCTTTCAGTGGTCGGCCGATGGCGTGCAGTGGCATGGCGGGCAATGCGTGCTGCTAGTGAATCCTGATCCGCGTAGCCTGTGGCAGATCAATGAGCCAGCCAGCGACGCTTTGTACCCCAAGCTACATAGCGCGGCACTGGCATTCAATGCGGGCGATTTAAACATCGCTGCCGCTAGCCGTCGTGGTCGCTCGCATGAGCATGCAGGCCTATTCAGAGATGATGATTTTTTTGTGCAGCACGATGCCGCATCGGGCTGGAGTGTGCTGCTGGTGGCCGATGGCGCTGGCAGTGCCAAGTATTCCCGCTGCGGCTCAAAGCTGGCGGTAGAGACTGCGGGTGAGCATGTGCTGGCCGCTTTAAAAGGGGACCTTGGGGCCAGCATCAATCATGCCCTGCAAGCTTGGGATGCGGATCCCGAATCCATTAGTGGGCAAATCGGTGGGCGGTTTCATTCCTTATTTCACGATGCAGCTGTTTTGGCTGTGGGTGCTATAGAGCAAGCTGCGGCATTACAGCAAAGCGACGCCAAGGATTACGCGACCACCCTTTTAGCTGCAGCGGTGAAACGGGAAGGTGGGCAACTCTTTTTAGCCACATTCTGGATGGGCGACGGGGCGATTGCCGCTTACGGGCCGCGCGGTAAAGTGAGGCTGATGGGCCTGCCGGATAGTGGTGAATTTGCAGGGCAAACGCGCTTTTTAGACCGCGCAGCATTAGCTTCAGAGCGTTTTGCGCAGCGGGTAAAAATTGGTCGTTATAGCGATATTTCGGCCGTTGTTTTGATGAGCGACGGTATTTCAGATCCAAAATTTGAAACAGATAAAGGCTTAGCCAGCGGCGATAAATGGGATGCCCTCTGGGATGAAATCGCCCCTTGCCTTGTGGCGGATCACCCGGAGCAAAGCTTGCTGGACTGGATGGGGTTTTTCATACCCGGTCATCATGATGACCGCAGCATTGCGCTGCTTTGGGTTTAA
- a CDS encoding TerY-C metal binding domain-containing protein: MRRLPVFFVLDCSESMVGDSLQKMEDGLQAIVRALRTDPHALETVYISVIAFAGVAKTIAPLVELVSFYPPKLPLGGGTSLGVALETLMAELDTAVVKTTPDRKGDWKPIVYLFTDGRPTDNPNTAIDRWNAKYAKKATLIAVGLGQSVDFETLSRLTDNAMMFEDTQEGDFKKFINWVTASVVAQSKSVGESEAQSLANIDASLMRIFKNPPSKQADEACITLVGRCQKTRKPYLMKYDRVIQNVATQDFKLQVSRFEIAGCYPLEEDYFIWSDPRAMDLKVNSADLIGTPGCPHCGNFTAFAACGCGKLMCINGPEEGFCPWCKKLVSFSCSGDEDGFDVGRGRG; the protein is encoded by the coding sequence ATGCGCAGATTGCCGGTATTTTTTGTTTTGGATTGTTCCGAATCGATGGTGGGCGACAGCCTGCAAAAAATGGAAGATGGCTTGCAAGCCATTGTTCGTGCGCTCAGAACCGATCCTCATGCCCTAGAAACTGTCTATATCTCGGTGATTGCCTTTGCGGGTGTGGCTAAAACCATTGCTCCCTTGGTTGAGCTGGTTTCTTTTTACCCGCCCAAATTGCCGCTTGGCGGGGGAACCAGCTTGGGCGTGGCATTAGAAACGCTGATGGCCGAGCTAGATACTGCCGTGGTGAAAACCACGCCTGATCGCAAAGGGGATTGGAAGCCGATTGTCTATCTCTTTACCGATGGCCGCCCAACTGATAATCCCAATACGGCCATTGATCGCTGGAATGCCAAGTACGCCAAAAAAGCCACGCTGATTGCGGTGGGTTTGGGCCAGTCGGTCGATTTTGAAACCCTAAGCAGGTTGACCGACAACGCCATGATGTTTGAAGACACGCAGGAAGGCGACTTCAAAAAGTTTATTAACTGGGTGACCGCTTCGGTGGTGGCTCAAAGCAAAAGCGTGGGTGAAAGTGAAGCGCAATCTCTGGCCAATATCGATGCCAGCCTGATGCGTATTTTCAAAAATCCACCTTCCAAACAAGCCGATGAAGCCTGCATTACCCTGGTAGGCCGTTGCCAGAAAACCCGCAAACCCTATTTGATGAAGTACGACCGAGTCATTCAAAACGTAGCGACCCAAGATTTTAAGCTGCAAGTGTCGCGCTTTGAGATTGCCGGATGCTATCCACTGGAAGAAGATTATTTTATTTGGTCTGATCCGCGTGCCATGGATCTAAAAGTAAATAGCGCAGATTTAATCGGCACACCGGGCTGCCCGCACTGCGGCAACTTCACCGCCTTTGCTGCCTGCGGCTGTGGAAAACTCATGTGCATCAACGGCCCAGAAGAAGGCTTTTGCCCATGGTGCAAAAAATTAGTCTCGTTTAGTTGTTCTGGGGATGAGGATGGCTTTGATGTAGGGCGCGGGAGGGGGTGA
- a CDS encoding vWA domain-containing protein gives MSRRLPVYILLDTSGSMRGEPIHSVNVGLQAMLSALRQDPYALESVALSIITFDLEAREYLPLTPLADVQLQEVSSPNAGATFMGAALELLLECLERDVQKSSEDEKGDWRPLMFLMTDGSPSDLHAYRQAIPAIKQCQFGAIIACAAGPKAKQEYLLELTDRVVTLDTLDASAFSGFFKWVSASVAIGSSSAGVANDVALPPPPPEIHLVL, from the coding sequence ATGAGCAGACGCCTTCCCGTTTACATTCTTCTTGATACCTCCGGCTCTATGCGTGGTGAGCCCATTCATTCGGTGAATGTGGGTTTGCAAGCCATGCTGAGTGCGCTTAGGCAAGACCCTTACGCTTTAGAAAGCGTGGCGCTATCGATTATTACTTTTGATTTAGAAGCGCGCGAATACCTGCCCTTAACGCCGCTGGCCGATGTGCAGCTGCAGGAAGTGAGCTCCCCTAATGCTGGAGCCACTTTTATGGGGGCGGCTTTGGAGCTGCTGCTTGAGTGCCTAGAGCGTGATGTGCAAAAGAGCAGTGAAGATGAAAAAGGCGATTGGCGTCCGCTGATGTTTTTAATGACCGATGGCAGCCCGTCTGATTTGCATGCCTACAGACAAGCGATTCCAGCGATTAAGCAGTGTCAGTTTGGAGCCATTATTGCGTGTGCCGCAGGCCCCAAAGCCAAGCAAGAATATTTGCTGGAGCTAACCGATCGTGTGGTGACGCTGGATACCCTGGATGCCTCGGCGTTTTCCGGCTTCTTTAAATGGGTTTCTGCCAGCGTAGCCATAGGCAGCAGCAGCGCGGGCGTTGCCAATGATGTGGCCTTGCCACCGCCACCACCGGAAATTCATTTGGTCCTGTAG
- a CDS encoding TerD family protein, whose product MALTLKKGQGISLKKNENDLSTVTIGLGWDIREEKKGFLGGLFGKKEEEYDLDVIAFLCGADGKVQNFGGTEGGRSTLVGGDIIFFNSMRHHSGQIWMTGDNRTGAGDGDDEQVIVRLNDLPEQYAKVVFVVQIYNAAANGQSFGKVQNAFIRAEDGKGQEMVRFDLSGGAQYENCRSMLFAELIREDGGWKFNAIGAPSQSDSFVEWLKQYS is encoded by the coding sequence ATGGCTCTGACCCTCAAAAAAGGCCAAGGTATCAGCCTCAAAAAAAATGAGAATGATCTCTCTACTGTGACCATTGGTCTGGGGTGGGATATTCGGGAAGAAAAGAAAGGGTTTTTGGGCGGCTTATTTGGTAAAAAAGAAGAAGAGTACGATTTAGATGTGATCGCGTTTCTTTGTGGTGCTGATGGCAAGGTGCAGAATTTTGGCGGTACCGAAGGCGGGCGTTCTACCTTGGTGGGCGGCGATATTATCTTTTTTAATTCGATGCGCCATCACTCAGGCCAGATCTGGATGACGGGGGACAATCGCACCGGCGCCGGGGACGGTGATGATGAGCAGGTGATCGTTCGGCTGAATGATTTGCCGGAACAATATGCAAAAGTGGTGTTTGTGGTGCAAATTTATAATGCAGCCGCAAATGGTCAAAGCTTTGGCAAAGTGCAAAATGCCTTTATCCGTGCCGAAGATGGCAAAGGGCAAGAAATGGTGCGCTTTGATTTATCCGGCGGTGCTCAATATGAAAACTGCCGTTCCATGTTGTTTGCAGAATTGATTCGTGAGGATGGCGGCTGGAAATTCAATGCAATTGGCGCGCCATCGCAATCAGATTCATTTGTTGAGTGGTTAAAACAATACAGCTGA
- a CDS encoding TerD family protein: MAISLNKGGNVSLSKTEPGLKSILLGLGWDARSTDGAAFDLDATAFLLTDNGKVRGDADFIFYNQLKSSCGSVEHTGDNRTGAGDGDDEALKINLENVPAEIMRVAVCVTIHDAEARKQNFGQVKDAFMRVVNLDNNVEIVRFDLSEDYSTETAMIFGEVYRHNAEWKFKAVGQGFAGGLGPLCAQFGISAS; this comes from the coding sequence ATGGCTATTTCATTAAACAAAGGCGGCAATGTTTCTCTCTCTAAAACAGAGCCGGGCCTGAAATCGATTTTGTTGGGTTTGGGCTGGGACGCTCGTTCTACCGATGGTGCAGCTTTTGATTTGGACGCGACGGCATTTTTGCTGACCGACAATGGCAAAGTGCGCGGCGATGCCGATTTCATTTTTTACAATCAATTGAAATCGAGCTGCGGCTCTGTTGAGCATACCGGCGACAATCGCACAGGCGCTGGCGACGGTGATGATGAGGCCTTAAAAATCAATTTAGAAAATGTGCCCGCAGAGATTATGCGGGTTGCCGTGTGCGTCACCATTCATGATGCTGAAGCACGTAAGCAAAACTTTGGTCAGGTGAAAGACGCGTTTATGCGCGTGGTCAATCTCGATAACAATGTAGAAATCGTGCGTTTTGATTTATCAGAAGATTACAGCACCGAAACCGCCATGATTTTTGGTGAAGTGTACCGCCACAATGCTGAGTGGAAATTCAAAGCGGTAGGTCAAGGCTTTGCGGGTGGCCTTGGCCCTCTGTGTGCGCAGTTTGGTATTTCAGCAAGCTAA
- a CDS encoding LysR family transcriptional regulator, which yields MMKIEANDLVLFARVVECGSFSRAAERMSLPKSTVSRRIANMETALGERLLIRSTRKLLLTEFGQHVLDHASQIACEVDAAVALVEHRQAEPSGLLRISLPGDMAGWAMDDFLSDFSQRYPLIRLEIDISPRRVDILGENFDLAIRIGELPSDAHLSARRLALFSTGLYAAPQYIAQRGLPEHPDQLAAHDTLGVLSRQGGAMPWALQRGKALHHFQPVAKFSINSPQLLVRLACQGLGVLAVTESFAKPYLQQGKLVRILPEWCLPAVPAWAVFPERRLMPAKTRVFLDHLEQVLQSG from the coding sequence ATGATGAAAATCGAAGCGAATGATTTAGTGCTGTTTGCCCGTGTGGTTGAGTGCGGCAGTTTTAGCCGTGCGGCCGAGCGCATGAGCCTGCCTAAATCCACCGTATCGCGGCGGATTGCCAATATGGAAACGGCACTGGGCGAGCGACTTTTGATCCGCAGCACGCGCAAACTGCTGCTGACCGAGTTTGGGCAGCATGTACTCGATCATGCGAGCCAAATTGCCTGCGAAGTGGATGCGGCGGTGGCCTTGGTTGAGCACCGGCAAGCTGAGCCAAGCGGCTTGCTGCGGATATCTTTGCCGGGGGATATGGCGGGCTGGGCGATGGACGATTTCTTAAGCGATTTTAGCCAGCGCTACCCCTTGATTCGGCTGGAGATTGATATCTCCCCACGCAGGGTGGATATCTTGGGTGAAAACTTTGATCTGGCGATCAGAATTGGCGAGCTGCCCAGCGATGCGCATTTATCTGCACGGCGATTAGCGCTGTTTAGTACAGGCCTTTATGCCGCGCCACAATATATTGCCCAGCGCGGTTTGCCCGAGCATCCCGATCAGTTGGCTGCGCACGATACGCTGGGCGTGTTAAGCCGTCAGGGTGGCGCAATGCCTTGGGCTTTGCAGCGAGGTAAGGCCCTGCATCATTTTCAGCCGGTGGCTAAATTCAGTATTAATTCGCCTCAGCTCTTGGTGCGCTTGGCGTGTCAGGGTTTGGGCGTGCTGGCGGTCACCGAATCATTTGCCAAGCCTTATTTACAGCAGGGTAAGCTCGTACGTATCTTGCCGGAATGGTGTTTGCCTGCCGTGCCTGCCTGGGCAGTTTTTCCTGAGCGGCGGTTGATGCCTGCTAAAACAAGGGTGTTTTTAGATCATTTAGAGCAAGTTTTACAATCTGGCTAG
- a CDS encoding FMN-dependent NADH-azoreductase → MNILQINSSARSNGAFSTQLANVLAEKLLAGNAGSKLVLRDLAINPHPVLDEATLGALMTAAEARSAEQAASVAKSDALIAEVQAADSIIIAAPMYNFGITAQLKNWIDAIARAGVTFKYGANGPEGLLTGKQVYVVLTRGGVHRGTAGDTIADYMRTVLGFLGMRKVEFIYAEGLNMGDEMQSKGISQAHNEIELAVA, encoded by the coding sequence ATGAACATCTTACAAATCAACTCCAGCGCACGCAGCAACGGTGCTTTTTCTACCCAACTGGCTAATGTACTGGCTGAAAAACTACTTGCTGGCAATGCAGGCTCGAAACTGGTTTTGCGTGATTTAGCCATCAACCCGCATCCGGTGCTGGATGAAGCCACTTTAGGCGCTTTGATGACCGCCGCCGAAGCACGCAGCGCAGAGCAAGCCGCCAGCGTGGCCAAGAGCGATGCCTTAATCGCTGAAGTGCAAGCAGCCGACAGCATCATCATCGCCGCCCCCATGTATAACTTTGGTATTACCGCCCAGCTTAAAAACTGGATCGACGCCATTGCCCGCGCTGGCGTGACCTTTAAATACGGCGCGAATGGCCCGGAAGGCTTGCTGACAGGTAAGCAAGTTTATGTAGTGCTCACCCGTGGCGGCGTGCATCGCGGCACAGCAGGCGACACCATCGCCGACTATATGCGCACCGTTTTAGGCTTTTTAGGTATGCGAAAAGTAGAGTTTATCTACGCCGAGGGCCTGAATATGGGCGATGAAATGCAAAGCAAAGGCATCAGCCAAGCCCACAACGAAATCGAACTGGCCGTGGCTTAA
- a CDS encoding pirin family protein, with product MNTELVTRPRALERKVQGRPVMEGAGVKINRALTQSLQQRLDPFLMLDAFKSDDPQDYLAGFPEHPHRGFETVTYMIAGKMRHKDSAGHEGLLENGGVQWMSAASGVVHSEMPEQENGRMEGFQLWLNLPANEKMSAPWYQDFKTVPSVVTDAGVAVHVIAGQSHGTKGLVEKATTQALYLDLHLPAGSEFTQAIPAGHNAFIYVYRGDVEIEGSAVASEQLAIFANDASSDGIRIQSPAASRVLLFAGKPLKEPIVQYGPFVMNSQEEISQAVADFRAGRLGAL from the coding sequence ATGAACACCGAACTTGTAACTCGTCCACGCGCTTTAGAAAGGAAAGTACAGGGCCGCCCAGTGATGGAAGGTGCGGGAGTCAAAATTAACCGTGCGCTGACCCAATCCTTGCAGCAAAGACTCGACCCGTTTTTAATGCTCGACGCCTTTAAAAGCGATGATCCGCAAGATTATTTGGCAGGCTTTCCAGAGCATCCTCACCGGGGCTTTGAAACCGTCACCTATATGATTGCAGGAAAAATGCGCCATAAAGACAGCGCGGGCCACGAAGGCCTGCTGGAAAATGGCGGGGTGCAATGGATGAGCGCCGCCAGCGGCGTGGTGCATTCCGAAATGCCAGAGCAGGAAAACGGCAGAATGGAAGGCTTTCAGCTGTGGCTAAACCTGCCCGCAAACGAGAAAATGAGCGCACCCTGGTATCAGGACTTTAAAACCGTACCCAGCGTGGTAACAGACGCCGGTGTAGCGGTACATGTGATCGCAGGCCAAAGCCATGGCACCAAAGGCCTCGTCGAAAAAGCCACCACCCAAGCGTTGTATTTAGATTTGCATCTGCCCGCAGGCAGCGAATTTACCCAGGCCATCCCTGCTGGGCACAATGCCTTTATCTATGTTTATCGTGGCGATGTAGAGATTGAAGGCAGCGCGGTCGCCAGCGAGCAACTGGCCATTTTTGCCAACGATGCAAGTAGCGACGGCATCCGCATCCAAAGCCCGGCCGCCAGCCGCGTGCTGCTGTTCGCAGGCAAGCCACTCAAAGAGCCCATCGTGCAATACGGCCCCTTTGTGATGAACTCGCAGGAAGAAATTTCGCAGGCGGTGGCGGATTTTAGGGCGGGGAGATTGGGGGCTTTGTAA
- a CDS encoding VOC family protein, whose translation MEQAYLEHANITVSDLDRAVRFIQIAIPSWKIRGRGKMDWFGAEIDWLHIGDDFAYIALQSGGIGEAPGWKTHLVGVKHLGFVVPSLKETMQNLENAGFMLDHEGGSGPHRDSAYFMLGEDVQFEFVEYTSQLPVQRNSYSSLGADAMKVS comes from the coding sequence ATGGAACAAGCATATCTGGAGCACGCAAATATCACGGTGAGCGATCTGGACCGGGCCGTGCGTTTTATACAAATCGCTATCCCCAGTTGGAAAATCCGCGGCAGAGGCAAAATGGATTGGTTTGGAGCGGAAATTGACTGGCTGCATATCGGCGATGATTTTGCCTATATCGCCCTGCAAAGTGGTGGAATAGGGGAGGCGCCGGGTTGGAAAACCCATCTGGTCGGCGTGAAACACCTTGGTTTTGTTGTGCCGTCTTTAAAAGAGACCATGCAAAATTTGGAAAACGCGGGTTTTATGTTGGATCATGAAGGCGGAAGCGGGCCGCATCGGGACAGCGCGTATTTTATGCTTGGAGAGGATGTTCAGTTTGAGTTTGTTGAATACACTTCCCAACTACCAGTGCAGCGTAATAGCTATTCAAGCCTTGGCGCTGATGCAATGAAGGTGAGCTAA
- the soxR gene encoding redox-sensitive transcriptional activator SoxR codes for MTTLISIGALAKRSGVKASALRFYESKGLISSVRSSGQTRQFPREVLRRVAFIRVAQNVGLSLEEITSALASLPQQRTPSLEDWAQLSQSWRPMLQAKIDALCALQTQLDSCIGCGCLSLQKCNLYNSDDQARHLGAGPRFLLGDRSKQAN; via the coding sequence ATGACCACTCTGATTTCTATTGGCGCTCTGGCCAAACGCTCTGGCGTCAAAGCCAGCGCGCTGCGTTTTTATGAAAGCAAGGGTTTAATCAGTAGCGTTCGCAGCAGCGGGCAAACCCGGCAGTTTCCAAGAGAAGTGCTACGCAGAGTGGCGTTTATCCGCGTTGCGCAAAATGTTGGCCTGAGCCTTGAAGAGATCACCTCCGCACTCGCCTCGCTGCCCCAGCAAAGAACGCCTTCGCTCGAGGACTGGGCGCAACTATCGCAATCTTGGCGACCCATGCTGCAAGCAAAAATAGATGCACTATGCGCACTTCAAACGCAATTGGATTCGTGCATCGGCTGTGGCTGTTTATCGCTACAAAAATGCAACCTATATAACAGCGACGACCAAGCCCGCCATCTAGGTGCTGGACCACGGTTTTTACTAGGGGATCGCTCTAAGCAGGCGAATTAA
- a CDS encoding glycosyltransferase, with amino-acid sequence MNRTALLIPHFNNPQGLAASLASVGVHEQIDAFIVDDGSSRQRIDEAVCAKAWQAVGELHFIYLPQNQGIEHALNTGLQTIIDAGYEYIARLDCDDLCAPDRFAKQVAFLDSHPDVYLLGSAVTFFDASGDRFTINQPQTHDEILRQMHYDNAFTHPTVMFRAAGVKALGLYPTDCKAAEDFAYFWRFVARYQTANLAEVLTRSEYNDAGISMSRRRQQQAMRIKLLWRYFDYSPRSFIKISKASLSFALPVSFTRKIKRLLGMGKWD; translated from the coding sequence ATGAACCGCACGGCCTTACTTATTCCGCACTTTAATAATCCACAGGGCCTTGCCGCATCTTTGGCGTCTGTGGGTGTGCACGAGCAGATTGATGCTTTTATTGTGGATGATGGCAGTAGCAGGCAGCGCATCGATGAGGCGGTATGTGCAAAGGCTTGGCAGGCGGTGGGTGAGCTGCACTTTATTTATTTACCGCAAAATCAGGGCATCGAGCACGCACTCAATACGGGGCTACAGACGATTATTGATGCGGGCTATGAATATATTGCCCGGTTGGATTGCGATGACCTATGCGCGCCGGATCGCTTTGCTAAGCAGGTGGCTTTTTTAGATAGCCACCCGGATGTGTATCTATTAGGTAGCGCAGTGACGTTTTTTGATGCCAGTGGCGATCGTTTTACAATTAATCAGCCGCAGACGCACGATGAGATTCTGCGGCAAATGCACTACGACAATGCCTTTACCCATCCTACCGTGATGTTTAGAGCCGCCGGTGTCAAAGCGCTGGGGCTTTATCCGACTGACTGTAAAGCAGCAGAAGACTTCGCGTATTTCTGGCGCTTTGTAGCGCGTTATCAAACGGCCAATCTGGCCGAGGTACTAACCCGCAGTGAGTATAACGACGCGGGTATTTCCATGAGCCGCCGCCGCCAGCAACAAGCGATGCGGATCAAGCTACTATGGCGCTACTTTGATTACTCGCCACGATCCTTCATAAAAATCAGCAAAGCCAGCCTATCCTTTGCCCTGCCGGTCAGCTTCACCCGTAAAATCAAACGCCTGCTGGGGATGGGGAAGTGGGATTGA
- a CDS encoding glycosyltransferase — protein sequence MTRLILLIPHFNNPAGLIKSLASIGPSEQCDVLVVDDGSTRAPIEHTAARNAFKAEGELRFLNLPANRGIEHALNSGLTWITSRGYELIARLDCGDENLPDRFTKQITFLKSHPDVMLVGGAASFVDQAGTEQFVLRHPSEHAAIVQTMRNNSAFIHPAVMFRTAALASTGPYPLDMPAAEDYALFSEFTRQFKVANLPDVLIRYELDPSGISLSKRRQQLTSRLAVQKKYSDGSVAALIGMARTQLLLLLPYSLVFKLKSKLRAKKT from the coding sequence ATGACACGCCTTATTTTATTGATACCGCACTTTAACAACCCAGCCGGGCTGATTAAGTCTTTAGCCTCCATCGGCCCCAGCGAGCAATGTGATGTGCTGGTGGTGGATGATGGCAGCACGCGTGCGCCGATCGAGCATACGGCAGCCAGAAATGCATTCAAGGCAGAGGGCGAGCTGCGGTTTTTAAATTTACCGGCCAATCGTGGCATTGAACATGCGCTTAATTCTGGCCTGACGTGGATTACTTCTCGCGGCTACGAGCTGATTGCCCGCTTGGATTGCGGTGATGAAAACCTGCCCGATCGCTTTACCAAACAAATCACTTTTTTAAAGAGCCACCCCGATGTGATGCTAGTTGGCGGCGCGGCAAGCTTTGTCGATCAGGCTGGCACCGAGCAATTTGTGCTGCGCCACCCCAGTGAGCACGCGGCCATTGTTCAAACCATGCGTAATAACTCAGCCTTTATTCATCCGGCGGTGATGTTCAGAACAGCGGCTTTAGCGAGCACCGGCCCTTATCCTTTGGATATGCCTGCCGCAGAAGACTATGCGCTGTTTAGTGAATTCACCCGCCAATTTAAAGTAGCCAACCTGCCCGACGTACTGATCCGCTACGAGCTGGACCCGAGCGGCATTTCACTGAGTAAACGCCGCCAGCAGCTTACATCCCGCCTGGCGGTGCAAAAAAAATACAGCGATGGCAGCGTTGCCGCCCTGATCGGCATGGCCAGAACACAACTCTTACTCTTGCTGCCCTATTCTCTGGTGTTTAAGCTCAAATCCAAATTAAGAGCAAAAAAAACATGA